The Biomphalaria glabrata chromosome 1, xgBioGlab47.1, whole genome shotgun sequence sequence TCTAGTTTCTTTGTGAACTAAAATGATTTCAAAGTGATGCATTCTCAAGACAGTGTCGTAAAATGGGGCAGTAGAAAGTCGGCAAACAGTAGAGAACGATAATCTAGTATCTTAATTGTCGCAATTTTTAAGATTCATCACTCTAGaatctattattattgttagctTAGATGCGCGTGCGGTTTACATTTAGGGTTTCGGGAATGGTCTAATCTTTCCGCTGTAGTCATTATGCAAGAGATTTTTATGAAAGGAAATTCATTTTCTGATGAAAGGTAAATGTGATTCTCTTAACGCTAAATGAGACACATTGTTGATGGCACAATACCGAGAACAATgtataaaactttatttttaaacacgTAGTTTTCCTAAATTGGCTTTATTTATGAGCAAAATAAATGGTAAATTTGAACTTCAAAGATGAATGTTTAATTCTTtgctttgctttgttttttaaacttagtTCTGTTCCAGTGGTACTCTAATAGCTAGTCTGTCTACAATGTTGGCCTATCTTTTCAGAACACCTTTTCACGTATGGGTGGAACTCGCTCGACACTGTTTTCAAGTCAAATATTAGACACATTAAGAACAACAAGAACATTAAGAACATTGTAGGAATGGAGAACAACAAGAACATTAGGAACATCAAGAACATTGAGAGCATCAAGAACATTAGGAGCATAAGATCTTTTGTGTACTATGTTAGCAGCTAGAAGGTTTTGTTAGGAGTGAAAGATACATGCAAATGTGATGACAGAACAAAACAGTTTTGACCATTTTCATGAACTGTTTAGTATGTGGTTATTGAATAGATTTTGTTGAATGGAATTTATCgttttatgttttattctttaaatATCGTACAACTTTTTTCGTTTTATTTGACTTACTACAATCAAAATactcaacagaaaaaaaaaacacaccttttttaagattttttttttacacacattaattttattatacgCACGAGCATATTGTATCAACTAGATTGTATCAACTATATTGTATCAACTAGAATCAAATTATAAAGACAACaaaattttagttaaaaaaataatcctcGCCCGATAAGGGACTTGAACCCTTGACCCTCAGATTAAAAGTCTGATGCTCTACCGACTGAGCTAACCGGGCTACTAATGCCAAGtgatcaattaaatatttgatttttacTTTAGTTGGTTAATTGTTCGTACAGCATAGCAAGAAACAAATCGATGTGCGATTTATGATACACTTTTCCAGTCCCTCATAGTTTTACAATACACTCctacaaagaaaaagttcacaCCTGCTTCagaaattttgtaaatataagGCATGGGCATATTGGATGCCACTGTTCAATGACATATTACCCTACAATCGTTTCCACACACTGTGATTATAATGAGCATCCAATTGAACCTGCACTCAAAATCATCAGGCGTATATaaagtttttgtattttgttttgaaaacagCTCAAACAGTTTTCTTCAAAATTTCAATGTGCATGCGtattagagagaaaaaaatccttAGCTTATTGGCCACATTgagaaaactcgaggtcgaccgttatattggtttaatttttttttataaattaattttggctgTAAATAATTTATGAATGGAATTGGTTCGAATGATACTTGACAACGCTGTCTATCCACTTACGTCACACGGACTACTGCactagattaaaacatttctttgtaacCATGAGCCCAAACAAACATTTGCTCACCGTCTTATCCAGTATTAGCATTTGCACAAAGTAGAATCTACCTACACGGCTCTCTGCAATTCAAGGGTGAACAAGACCATGCTTTAGGCAATTCGTAGCGCTACAAACCAAACAGACCTCGTCAAATTTTActaaactattattattttgtgtttataCAATAGTTATAGATATGTAACATATAAAACTATAAGTGTAACGGTTATGTAATAGAACCAAAACTATAATACTTGAATTTATTTCCAatagtgaaaataaaatagtgGTAGAAAAATATTCGAGTGGACTTTGAAAGAGCAATTCAAATTTCTATTTTCAGCCATTGGTAAAGTGTAACTTGAAAGCGACGAATATTAATGAATTACTCAGTGCGATATTTTTAGTCATAGACTGAAGATATAATCCCTTAATATAGAAAATAGTAACATAGAATATTAAACTGTAAGAGGGTGAGTTCATAGTTTAGACCAGTGGCTCCCAATTTTTTTTGtcccgtagaccccttgccatgttttctggttttcggtagaccccctgcttaacttgcatttttttttttgccaattcattgccattttttttaaaacttatttctaactgtagtgagttgaagagattagggggggggggggaggtgagtTTTTgggtttaggcacatcggcacaatttaggccacgTCGTGTTGAAGAGATTAAAAGCAATTTAAAGCTACAAAAAATGTATAGGgatctattattttttattgataaaattcaaattcaaaccaattaaaataacaactaATATGTATTGcgctggaaatgttttttttcaggATATTCATTTTTCATTGCtaaggatattatgtttcatataggaatttgttgttctataaagtagacattcaaacattaaatattaattaataaattaatttgccttaagtatcattgtaaacgTTTTCGCGAAGAGTAGTCTCCAGTGTAtctcttgatctttcacgtctggctcaaatattggttCCGCGGAACTATTtttactaacaggagaaggggcaaaaaTGAGCCTAAACCAGTACGCTTCGAGCAGAAAGGGCTCATTAGTCTTGGCTTGCCACCCACCTAGTTGatggaaaactgaattcaaacctctgctgccttgcagctaaacTCTAACATGAGAAAGGCTTCGTGGGTTAACCCTCAGGAAAAATATGGAGCCGGAGACCCttatgcagtttgcagcacacaacGCTACACCCTGTCAAAGCCTATGACGCCGCTGATTCTAAACTATATAAaagtcgtttgcaaagaattacatagaagcttttaattttgtaattcatgccaccgatgtgcccttgcactgtattgttgcttaatgaaattgttttaataacatcagatgtaggtttttttgtttgaatagcaggataaatattaaaatgattaattaaggtacaaatcatatattaatgTGTGAAAGAATTAtattaatgggatgtaaaatatatagtcacgacctgcttaaatgatatctattatcgtagacccccgtggacatctcatagacccccaatttaattttttactttcgtggaccccttggaagtcttcgtagaccccagagggtctatatagattatagactatagactaatttgggaatcactggtttagacacatttaataaagaatattttCTCATGCTTGATGTACAtggtttaaaaattttttatttggatGACTCCCCTCACCTTTTACCTTTCTGTAGCAACCTCCCAAAATGTAGTCGACAAATGTATCAACTCTCAATAGAGTTTGCCCTGGTAAATGAATCATTTCTTTTTGGATTGATATCTCCTTATCTAATAAACTACAGTCGTTCATCCTTacgagaagataattatattctaagcgtatccatgtgtcaatctagtcgtgctTGTTGATtacagacttaaactctgctaagtccttattttttcttggctgattcaggctacccgttccatgctctaatagtactaatGAAGAAGGAGCTCACGAAACTGTATGaaattgtcctagcatatggaataagaaatgtgtctttatctttttagtattttatgaagctttgtatttgtgtttgtttaccTTGTGgctttttactttgttacaaaaTCCACTCTTTACCCTAGAGATTTTTTGCAAAATTTGGTGTAGATGAAGCGAAGAAATGTATCACTAATGACAATGAATACCTAGCATAAAAAATGCTGTCCTGCTTAAATGTTCCTTGATTTCATGATTGTATATTGTCTAAAGGGTTGCTACGTCGCAGTTAGTGTTGAGGCTTTCTATAAGGAATAATCTCGGGCTTGGTCACCTGGTAGTTATTTTGAAACTTTGTAATACTGAGAAATTTAAGCATAACACTTGAAATTCGAGCGCACTTGACACGATAAGTTCTGACTGCAGGACGTGTTTGCGAAGCCATTTTGgtgcaaaatgttttaacaaaaatcatatttgttcattttattaagtctttaaaaaagaataatacattactatttttatatgtgtgtttgtgttcaaacttttattttgtgtaaagaacaaaggtaattttttttagacaatgACATTTGGAATATAAATTTGTTGTGTAATTAGTGTTTTGTCATTAACTTTATAATATTGTGTGAGCTTTAATATTCtccataaacaaaataaaaccatGATATAATTTCAATACCGTGGTTTGAGGtgtttggatgttccttcagaattgaagatgattacatgTTTACCCAAACCACCTGCAGGTGATGGAGACTGgctgggttcgaacccgggaccatctagGTGACAGTCCCGAGTACTACACGACTAGGTAGCCATCCATAGTTCGCAATTCATGAaaaatttttacaaacttttttttcttgagtgagtataataaaataaatatttattataaaaaaattcatatgTTTCATAAATTATCATCAGAACCTCTAGTGCCAAAACAGCCCGCACCAAAACATCGCGCACCCCTTGCTTTTGCCCTGTAAACTAACATAAACGTGAGGCCAAAGAAGATCCTTCATCCACCCACCTAGTCCTGCCTCGTTGTTTAGGATGATGACAACAACAAATTATGCACACGCTTTTTTACCAACATCTATCAACATAAACgttttcaaatgtttgtttcccATGACGCTAATCTAAATATTCTAAACACATTTCAACGTGCAGAAACTTTCTTTCACAAGTTACTTGCGCACAATACATGCCTAGTTGCAGAATACATTAGACATCTTTAAACTTCTAGAGCAGCAAAGATCACGGTAACAAAATCATCTTCAGCAGGACAGTCAGGGGATGGCAGTAGGCAAGGTTTGAACTCTGGACCATCGTTTCGAAGCGCATATCACACGATTAGGCAGCCATTCACATTGAATAATATGCTGAAAAGAAACTCATtcctcattttcttttcttagttCTTAACAAAGATACAGTATAGAAGATTGAAAACGGGAAATAGACTTGGAATAGAACCAATCTCAATGGCAACCTTGGGTCTGCAGCAACAGTTGAGTCCAGTAACCCGGGTAGAACAAACAAGTCCAGTAACCCGGGTAGAACAAACAAGTCCAGTAACCCGGTTAGAACAAACAAGTAAATAAGTCTAGAAGAGGGAGCTCTCTTCTcataaataccccccccccccacaccgacACACacgccaaagaaaaaaaaaaaaaagatttccacgattctctttcttttgatttgttttaaatgtaccaaatgaaatttaaaaattgtgCTGCTACTATTGAAGGGTGGTCACTCTACTTTCTAAAAAAGGCGATATTTTAAAAACGTACTGTTTATTAATattagtattttaaaacaaaaaggcgttcttctttcttttctctttttttttattgtcttcccccctttctttttttccccagagGGGTAAATTGTTGGAAACTCCGCCTTAACGGTCACATTTCCTCCAATCAGAACGTCAAGAAGAAATCGATTGTTTCTCATGTTGAACAGTGTTGAAGCGAGACGCGCTATTGGTCGACTCCTCAGAGTCCGAGCACGTGTTTCTCTTATTGACATGTGACGGCACGACGTCTTTGGCGGGCggtggccaaaaaaaaaaatgaagttataAAAGTCTCCCGAGCTTGGCACGAACCGGAAATAACGGATGCTCAGTGCTGGCATCGCGCCGTTAGTGACGGAAGATGATGTCAAATCTAATTATCCGGTTTTAATATGATTTGCAGGTTCCTTGGAGGATTCCAACAATAGAGGTGATTGCTGAGTTTGAAAGCTAAGCAGGCAAGACGCTCCGTAAACTGCTTCGCTTGTTGTGCttgatttcatttctatttaacGATTGCGCAATCGGAGGTGCGGGCGATAATTGAACCTTTGATGTCAAGACGGACTTAACGTTTCATTGGCTTCAAAGACAGACCTGTTGTGTTTGTTGTGTAGTCTAAGGAGTTAATCCATCGCTTCTATCTCTGACTCGTGTCTGGAAACATAAAATCAATATCGCACAATTAAAGAAGAAACATTCTACAGATTTACCTTTGAATGAAATAGCTTTTGAGTTATTGATGCTTTAGTCACGGAATTTAGATTATATACGATTAAAGACTTGATTTCTATCTTTTCTGGATTGTTCATAACTATTGCCTTAATTGTATGCATACTAATTAAGTGCGATTCAAAGATAATTAATAATTACGAAGAAAATATTTGGAAGTTCTCTTTGAAAACAGACGATTTCACctaaaaatagaataattttaGTATTTTGATAAATAACTGTGATCtagaaaaacaacataaattCCAAACTTTGTAACAAGACTAAATGATACAGGCTGGTCATATATGTATACAAGCTCGTATGTACTACACATATCAATAAGCAACAGAGACAACTAAGCATCCTCTTTGAATGTGTCAGCTGCTGTCGGCATCCCCACAAAGCTCAACAATGAACGCGCACGGACTGACCTTTCAGCACCTCCATCACGAACACTTCCACCAGATCCACCACCATCACCCGCACAACATGATCCAAGAGCACCCGCAGACACAGCAGTTGCCCCTGCAGTATTACCACGAGCTCCAGCATCAGCTTCAGGAAGAGCAGACGCACCCCCACCAGCTGTACACCAGCTTCAGGCTCAGCTACGGCTACTCCCCGCTGCACTCGCCTTCGTCACCTTCCTCGGGCACCATCCTCCAGAGCCCGTCCTCGGATGAGATGCCGGACTATCCCCCGGGGTACAACTGTTTAAAGGCTTCCAGGAGAAGGAAGAGGAAATGCCAGCAGCAGCAGGTGCAGCAAAGACAGGCCGCGAACATGAGAGAAAGAAAACGTATGCAGTCGATCAATGATGCTTTTGAAGGTACGTCACAAATACAGTGTACACAATTAGAAGCAGGAATAAGCATTCAGTTCACAAACTGGATTCTATTTTCTACTTTATATCCATAGTTTGTCCTTTCCTTTTGATAAATAGTAGAATAGTAATGAGAAATACCTAGTTTCTCAGGTAATGAGAAATACCTGATCTAATCAGATATTTTTAATCTTTCGGTGTTGGGGATTCACAAAACATTTGTAAACACTATAATCTACCCTTTGTTAACATTTTGGTTTGAAAAAGCCGGTCTACATTCTTTAAGCAATTAAAATACAGAAGCAttgaaaaagacaagcaagtgATATGGGAATGTAGGCACTGGTATAGATCAAATAGAACCTCAATGAAACAAACGTCAGCAATTGAAAAGACTGGGGGAGatgttgaaataaaataatgaatgtcAAGCACACCAAATTGCACGATCATTGTTAAAACTAAATGACTCAAGATTAGCACTTCCTACCAACTCAGCTTTATTACCGCTAGTTAATAACcagttgttgttattttaatgtttatagtTACGCCATTGTCACATTTGTAACCTCTCTCTCTACGTCTTCCATATTGTTATTACTTCGTGTTATGGAATAAAGTGTGTACAAATAGGATTCTGAAGTGCTTAAAAGTGTACACacatatatcttttaaaaatacatagcttaacatcctatattctgtacatcCGATACAACAATAGACAAGCTTTTTATAGAAATCTTCTATATTGGAATATCTCTAATCTTCTAATtcaagattttgttttgataattAAACAAGAAACTATAGTTAACAATTGAAGTCAAGAATAAATTCTTGTTAATGCAATAGATTTAATAAATgtgataaaaacaacaaccacctGCTACtgtcaattaaaaacaaactttagtACCAATTGTGACCCAATTATTCACAAGTGAATCGCTGCGGCTTATTTGGAGGATTTTCGTAACTAGAAGCAAGTCTACAAATGACATgctctttggtgtatccggtgtagagaATGCAAAAGTATTGATGAGCTCTGTATTGAAAATAAAAGGGGCATAGAACTTTTTTGGTGACTTTTTAGCATTGCAGAATCAAACTTTTAAGCTATCCCATTGTAGTACACTCTGATTTTTAATTCTTAATCACCTTTCTGTATGCGcccttaacatttttttaaaaatttagttaaAAATCGCACTCtatctattttttaaactatttttttctgtaTAGTTGCCATTATATCGTTCCCACATTTCTCTGCATCGTTTTATCTCTTTTTCATTTGTTACTgcattttattgcttaaaatatcttttttttttcaagtgcaATCGGTATCATGATGGtcataatgtaaacaaaaagcaGCTAACTGAAGTATAAAAATCCTATTCGCAATGTATAGAATATCTCCTGAATCTAGAATAGTAGTAAGATAAAACACGTcaatttctctaaaaaaaatatttttgtctaaGCACATTTATtacagttatatttttttttttcatagatatGCTTTAATCGTTGTAAGATTATTTTTCAGCATTATATGTCGTATTCATCTAGTCATTAAGAAActtataggaaaaaaaaactcagtatTATACAAGCATTAACTAGTGCAATTGCTCTATTGTAAAGGCTTGTTTTAGTAAGCCtattaaataaacaaagtccatctttaaaaaaaaaatggatatgtTCTCTACTACATCCCACTGTCCACTTTGTCCAGGTTTACGGTCTCACATTCCAACATTGCCTTACGAGAAGAGGTTGAGCAAAGTGGACACACTCAGACTGGCCATCGGCTATATAGGTTTCTTGTCCGAGATTGTCCAGTCAGACGTGAGCAGTAAGGAGAGTGTACATACTCACGTGCACGAGCAGCCCAAGAAGGTCATTATCTACTGTCATGCTGGtcagtgacttttttttttcaaaatatttgcttgtttgtttacattaatgtcATATGTCATTAAGGGTATTTACAAACAAGGAATTGAAATGATGACCGGTTTGGTCAATAAATACATTGCCAAAAGAATTACATTGATAGGTTTCCATTCTTCATCGATATCACGGAACCGTTGGAACGTTTCTCTGTAATGAgtatttattatcatttttctAATCTATTTAATGACGATGTCACTGATTAGTTTAAAACACGAGAAAAAGTCGCAAATTCTTatgaattttaaagaaaatacttttaattaactaaaatcttctttttttaaaaaaattttcaacaCCCACAAAATAGTCTCTGTGATAAACgtcatagcaaaaaaaaaatgctattaaCTTTGAAAATGACAGAGTTGAAACAAGAGTCATCTAAAAAATCTCTAATAATCAGATCAATACAATGACCAGTCACTGACTGAccacttcagaaaaaaaagtcattagttttaaaacaaattcaagATCCCGCCTGCTACTTGTATTGACGCTCACAAAataaagcgttttttttttctggccttCGGTCAGTTTGAAGACCAAGCAATATCCAGGAGTTGTTGAGGAAGTTGAAGTCTTTGTGAGATGTGAAGGGGTCAGTGAGAAAGTGGAGGTCAGTCATGAACTGACCCGCTGAAAAAGAcaacaacattaattaatatCATTCTCTGACCAATCGAAACAGTTTTGAATTAAATTGGTACTGATAGTGAAAGAACTAatactataaatagtaaaagtatAAATAGTGAAAGTActgttatgaccctattggcggcacaaaagggttaactataggctcagctgacacacacgtgaatcattCAGGTCAgtggggccatggacaagggacagtagtACGAatacacgattacacgcaaatatgaccaatgttatggtcatgtgattgaaagcctgcgtgtacgagagacagtgtgtaggaaagcggcagttcaagaccggagagcgtcgagaccgggactgttagtcggctatgaagtcggtcctggtcgagtcctcatgtgttgatgtacaagtccagaaagagagacagtagagttttgtacggtgatgtacagagtgacattttatttgttgatgtgtttgatgccaattgtctagtattggctgttatctacttaatcactcattattaaagtaccagattattgtggagctcttgttgtcaggttcttgatgtgttgatgtgttgtgttgagttttagcagtgtttacggaaggcctgagtaggaagagagaatcgtaacagtACTGATAATGAGACAACTGACACTGAATGTATTGATATTAAAGAATCTATTGTGAACGTAATATGTTTAATTTATCCTAAAGTAGAAGAACTCCGATTTAAAGACTAACAATCCATTTGATTATTATCCAGAAACATCCTACTTCTTAATAGTATttgctgaaaaaaacaacaacaacaacaccgtGGGCTCTATTGGTAGTTGGCACCCTAGAGGGTCGCCCACTTCTCCCATGCCTTAAAGCGCCCCTGAATCAGAGCGCTAGACGTGAATTCTGTGATAGGTacatttacaaatacatttcttctctgatatttagtgttttttttaaagacataattGAGTTTTCATTTTAGACAAGAAGTAAAGAGTTTGTAGAATGAACTCGATCCATTAATTTCTAAACATATCACTAAGTATGAACAATTAATATACTTGAATAAAGTTGAATATCTATTTACACATCGTTAAACTATACAGTATGAAAATTAATAGCTCCAACTTTGGTTTCCACTATTTTTCTCTATTTATCCATGTTTGTGTATATCCTAATGAAATAGCAATTGAACTTATCCTTATATTGTCTGCATAAAAACACATCAATTTACGCAAAAAATACATCTACAGTATTGGTTCTTATATTAAAATtgtatagattttaaaaagtttattgtaTTTGACATACAGTTAACTCAAGCAAGACCACCACATAATAAACATCAACAATATtagcaagattttttttttaaatttgttcggCGTATAAACGTAGAATTGTACTTTACAGAATTCTGTTATCGAAGCGTTCTGTCGAGTCCCTATTGTGCACTTTAAACCTGACAACAATGTCAGACAACACGTGTTAAATAACGGCCAGATTTCCGCGGCACGCCGTTCTAAACTGCAAATAAATGCTTTGTTCATTTCGTTGTTTAAGTTTGAGATTAAGCACTGCGGTTAATCCATGAATTTTGATAATATCCCAGCACATAAAGAAAGGTAATGGCTTAAACATGAAAGGAGTGAACCAAAGGCGCCTAAGAACAATGGCTGGCCATAAAACCGCGGGCACTCTTTTGTTTTCTCGTAATTTTCATCTGCTGAAAATCTAACGAtaaaaccgaaaaaaaaattagtaaaatgAAATTCGTTGATTTACCGCCCTTGGTTTTGGCTACCTAACAGAGCCTCTCATGTGGAAAGATGAAATTTCTGACGAAACAAACCGCGGAAGAAAGTTTGGTGATACACATCGGGTACTTCCAAGAGATTCGATACAGCCGGATGACTTGGAGAGTAGGcgcataaaaaaaagggggatattctattaaaaaaaaaaaataaaaaaaataggataGTCCCGCCCAGGTGGCCAACGTCAGACAGAATACAAATTGCCCAACAAGAACCACGAAACAATAAATGCAGTTTCCGGTTACAAAGAGACATTTTCTGTTTATGAATTCAAATTTTCTGGTTCTGAGTCTGTAGTCTGTCTCTGCAGAGCAAGTGCACACACTATTTGTTGGCAGATATTTGAAAAGGACTATTAACCCTCCAAACACCACATTGTGAGAGAGATTTGTAAAGAATAAAACACAGGGTTTTCCTCGGTTCCATTAGAGTTAACAAAGACAATGAACTACAGAtgcaagaagaaaaaacaataaatgtttAAGCCATTTTAGACACTTACTATGTGAAGAGAAAGGATAAAAGGTCAAATCATTATAAAGATGACATCAAGTAAATCTTAGtgaatgtattttaattaagaTTAAACTGTGAAACACATAATTATATGAAAGTAATCTGGATAAAATGGTgttttaaatgaattaaaacaaaatcccaacaagaaaaaacatgtttaaaagtCTTATATTAAGTGcgattgtatcaattagtttggatcagtcacgtgattaaatgtgtaatagatctacactagcaattatacatctgtgcgattaaaaatatttttaccaatcaattttgttaagcgttatgtcatgcttttaactttcttatTGCTCTATGATACTACCACTTGTCTGGAACAGTATGGAAAAAGGGGAAAAAGTAACTGTGATCGCTTTtcaaatgcattaaaaaaacttGTTTACTCAGGCCGTAAGCCgcttcaaggggactaattcaacttttatCACCATATCTgccaagtacgatttctttcccttgtttgatacttgacgaaataattaactaccaataactaattgtttaatcaAGTTTGCCATGTAGAAGAAATAATAGttcaaattttcaacttgatccgagattgggtgtggtagaaataacatACCGGTATACAAACGTTTTatcacacagacagacagacggacatagTGAATTGAATCTCGTTAAAAGACTCGTACtaaagaagtacaaacaaatcAAGTtgatcaaacaaacagaaagtATTACAAACTCACCAACATTTTAGgaataaacaaacttttttttttttaagttgatttttttttaatgaacgttgtgtaaatgtaaaaatgtaa is a genomic window containing:
- the LOC106058136 gene encoding pancreas transcription factor 1 subunit alpha-like; translation: MCQLLSASPQSSTMNAHGLTFQHLHHEHFHQIHHHHPHNMIQEHPQTQQLPLQYYHELQHQLQEEQTHPHQLYTSFRLSYGYSPLHSPSSPSSGTILQSPSSDEMPDYPPGYNCLKASRRRKRKCQQQQVQQRQAANMRERKRMQSINDAFEGLRSHIPTLPYEKRLSKVDTLRLAIGYIGFLSEIVQSDVSSKESVHTHVHEQPKKVIIYCHAGPNEDFDLYGPPPLTGHSLSWRDLKHPSLGPRHTMVAKIWTPEDPRSHKLQDADCSGMLHSTVDSTDL